A genome region from Anolis carolinensis isolate JA03-04 chromosome 6, rAnoCar3.1.pri, whole genome shotgun sequence includes the following:
- the bmi1 gene encoding polycomb complex protein BMI-1, translated as MHRTTRLKITELNPHLMCVICGGYFIDATTIIECLHSFCKTCIVHYLETSKYCPICDVQVHKTRPLLNIRSDKTLQDIVYKLVPGLFKNEMKRRRDFYAAHPSADAANGSNEDRGEVADEDKRIITDDEIISLSIEFFDQNRLERKGNKEKEKSKEEVNDKRYLRCPAAMTVMHLRKFLRSKMDIPNSFQIDVMYEEEPLKDYYTLMDIAYIYTWRRNGPLPLKYRVRPSCKRMKLGLSPSGELESDSGSEKGVGSPAESAPSTSSGLLTPPSLQSPHPQFPHISSTLNGTSSSPSSHHHHHFSNRARKAASLNGSSSATSCG; from the exons ATGCACCGCACTACCCGCCTCAAGATCACGGAGCTGAACCCGCACCTCATGTGCGTGATCTGCGGGGGGTACTTCATCGACGCCACCACCATCATCGAGTGCCTGCACTCCT TCTGTAAGACATGTATCGTGCATTACTTGGAGACGAGCAAGTATTGTCCCATTTGCGATGTCCAAGTTCACAAAACCAGGCCGCTTTTGAACATAAG ATCTGATAAAACTCTCCAAGACATTGTGTACAAGTTAGTACCCGGCCTTTTCAAAA ATGAAATGAAAAGAAGAAGAGACTTTTATGCTGCTCATCCCTCTGCTGATG CTGCCAATGGCTCTAATGAAGACAGGGGAGAAGTTGCAGATGAAGACAAAAGGATTATAACAGACGATGAGATAATAAGCTTATCCATTGAGTTCTTTGACCAAAATAG ACTTGAACggaaaggaaataaggaaaaagagaaaTCCAAAGAGGAG GTGAATGACAAAAGATATTTGCGCTGCCCAGCAGCAATGACTGTAATGCACTTGAGGAAATTTCTTCGGAGTAAGATGGATATACCCAATTCTTTCCAG ATTGATGTCATGTATGAAGAGGAACCTTTGAAGGACTACTACACACTCATGGATATTGCCTACATTTACACCTGGAGAAGG AACGGCCCCCTCCCGTTGAAGTACCGGGTGCGGCCTTCCTGCAAGAGGATGAAGCTGGGCCTGAGCCCAAGCGGAGAGCTGGAGAGTGACTCTGGGAGCGAGAAGGGCGTGGGCAGCCCCGCGGAGAGCGCGCCCTCCACCTCCTCCGGCCTCCTCACGCCGCCCTCCCTTCAGTCCCCGCACCCCCAGTTCCCCCACATCTCCAGCACCCTCAACGGCACCAGCTCCAGCCCCAgcagccaccaccaccaccacttcagCAACCGGGCCCGCAAAGCCGCCTCCCTCAACGGCTCCTCTTCGGCCACTTCGTGTGGCTGA